Proteins from a genomic interval of bacterium:
- the dnaJ gene encoding molecular chaperone DnaJ: MSEKKDYYEILGVSRDASIDDIKNAYRNLVLKYHPDRNPGDKQAEEKFKEITEAYEVLSDSEKRKIYDTYGHSGFGPGGFDWTQDFSRVQSDFSDIFGDIFGDFFSDIFNTGRPSTRQRTVEKTRGSDLEAKIFITLNEVATGTEKYINISRYDPCPTCNGTGSKSGVSKTTCPICHGTGKTTQSRGFFTITQTCSKCRGEGFIISNPCQNCRGTGRAKNIHKILVKIPAGIENGTSLKLRGQGDIGQNNGERGDLYVTVYVEKNEIFERQGSDIICEVPITIPQAVLGDEIEVPTLTGKVKVKIPPATQSGTLLRLKNLGVPRLAEYGKGDQILKIKVLIPKKLSREERNLYQQLKEIENHDNYPEIKEFKKKISE, translated from the coding sequence ATGAGTGAAAAGAAAGATTATTATGAAATTCTTGGAGTAAGTCGTGATGCTTCTATTGATGATATAAAAAATGCCTATAGAAATTTGGTTTTAAAATACCATCCTGATAGAAATCCTGGTGATAAGCAAGCAGAGGAAAAATTCAAAGAAATTACAGAAGCATATGAAGTTCTAAGTGACTCTGAAAAAAGAAAAATATATGATACATATGGACATTCTGGCTTTGGTCCGGGTGGTTTTGATTGGACACAGGACTTTTCAAGAGTTCAAAGTGATTTTTCTGACATTTTTGGAGATATTTTTGGTGACTTCTTTTCTGATATTTTTAATACAGGACGCCCTTCAACAAGGCAGAGAACAGTTGAGAAAACAAGAGGATCTGATTTAGAAGCAAAAATTTTTATCACATTAAATGAAGTAGCAACAGGAACAGAAAAATATATAAACATTTCAAGATATGACCCATGTCCAACATGTAACGGAACTGGAAGCAAGTCAGGTGTTTCAAAAACAACATGTCCAATTTGTCATGGAACAGGCAAAACAACACAAAGCAGAGGTTTTTTTACAATAACTCAAACATGTTCAAAATGCAGAGGTGAAGGATTTATAATTTCTAATCCCTGTCAAAATTGTAGAGGAACGGGGAGAGCAAAAAATATTCATAAAATACTTGTTAAAATACCAGCAGGAATTGAAAATGGGACAAGTTTAAAATTAAGAGGACAGGGCGATATTGGACAAAATAATGGAGAAAGAGGGGACCTTTATGTGACTGTTTATGTTGAAAAAAATGAGATTTTTGAGAGACAGGGTAGTGATATAATATGTGAGGTACCTATTACAATACCACAAGCAGTTTTAGGAGATGAAATAGAAGTTCCAACATTAACTGGAAAAGTTAAAGTAAAAATTCCACCAGCAACTCAGTCAGGAACTCTTTTGCGACTTAAAAATTTAGGAGTGCCAAGATTAGCTGAATATGGGAAAGGGGACCAAATATTAAAAATAAAAGTTCTCATACCTAAAAAATTATCAAGAGAAGAAAGAAATTTATATCAACAACTAAAAGAAATTGAAAACCATGATAATTATCCAGAAATAAAAGAATTTAAGAAAAAAATTAGTGAATAA
- a CDS encoding undecaprenyl-diphosphate phosphatase, producing MKEAIILGIIQGIFEWFPVSSSGHLIIFQKFFNFKVDITFDVFLHLSSLVAIFIFFWKDIKEIGSKFFTFQKETYEFKIGIYIIISSIITGFIGFFLKDHKTIFENFKLLSFAFLFTSILLLLTGIKRIEKNKKVDIKTSFITGIFQGVALIPGVSRSGATICSCLIAGVNREDTFRYSFLLGIPAILGAIIIEIPEIKKLYNPTFLLTGFTISLFISFVSLFLLRRVFLRGKFYLFGFYTLIVSILLLFIH from the coding sequence AGATGAAAGAGGCAATTATACTTGGGATTATTCAGGGGATTTTTGAGTGGTTTCCAGTTAGTAGTTCAGGACATCTTATTATTTTTCAAAAATTTTTTAATTTTAAGGTAGATATTACCTTTGATGTTTTTCTTCATCTATCCTCTCTTGTTGCAATTTTTATTTTTTTCTGGAAAGATATAAAGGAAATTGGGAGTAAATTTTTTACTTTTCAAAAAGAAACATATGAATTTAAAATTGGAATTTATATTATTATTTCATCAATTATAACAGGATTTATTGGCTTTTTTTTAAAAGACCACAAAACAATATTTGAAAATTTTAAACTCTTATCGTTTGCTTTTTTATTCACATCTATTTTGCTTCTTTTAACTGGAATTAAAAGAATAGAAAAAAATAAAAAAGTAGATATTAAAACATCATTTATTACTGGTATTTTTCAAGGGGTTGCTCTTATACCTGGTGTTTCAAGGTCAGGTGCAACTATTTGTTCCTGTTTAATAGCAGGTGTAAATAGGGAAGATACATTTAGATATTCTTTTCTTTTAGGTATTCCTGCAATTTTAGGGGCAATTATTATTGAAATTCCTGAAATAAAAAAACTTTATAATCCAACTTTTTTATTAACTGGCTTTACAATTTCTTTATTTATAAGTTTTGTTTCTCTTTTTTTATTAAGAAGGGTCTTTTTAAGAGGGAAATTTTATCTTTTTGGTTTTTATACTCTAATTGTTTCTATTTTGCTTCTTTTTATTCACTAA
- a CDS encoding prepilin-type N-terminal cleavage/methylation domain-containing protein — MNRKRNRRGFTLIELLVVLVIITILAGLLLPSVRQARKKALVDKAKAEMTSLASAETMVRLDIGWYVRLCDLADGDLLDDYVTDSPHWGEKFGRTSSDGTFAYYDVDKKEDDTGYESELTFEHPWDGPYQVFQTGTTYQRGKNGSVPKIDDNVEGWGDLEDAVPDGTPLDPWGHTYLVAFDSYDSGTTDKKIEKVMIIYSAGPDGKLQTGAKATRPGDRDDEDEDYEDEVEYPKSDDILYKFR, encoded by the coding sequence ATGAATAGAAAAAGGAATAGGAGAGGGTTTACACTAATTGAATTACTTGTTGTTTTGGTAATAATAACAATATTGGCAGGACTTCTTCTTCCATCAGTAAGACAGGCAAGGAAAAAGGCATTGGTAGATAAGGCAAAAGCAGAAATGACTTCCCTTGCAAGTGCTGAAACAATGGTCAGATTAGATATTGGCTGGTATGTCCGACTATGTGATTTGGCAGATGGTGACCTTCTGGATGATTATGTAACTGATTCTCCTCATTGGGGAGAAAAATTTGGTAGGACTTCTTCTGATGGTACCTTTGCTTATTATGATGTTGATAAGAAGGAGGACGATACTGGATATGAAAGTGAATTGACTTTTGAGCATCCATGGGATGGTCCTTATCAGGTTTTTCAGACAGGGACAACATATCAAAGAGGTAAAAATGGTTCAGTTCCTAAAATAGATGATAATGTTGAGGGCTGGGGTGACTTAGAAGATGCTGTTCCTGATGGTACACCATTAGACCCCTGGGGACATACTTATCTTGTTGCTTTTGATTCATATGATTCTGGAACCACAGATAAAAAAATTGAAAAAGTCATGATAATTTACTCTGCAGGTCCAGATGGTAAACTACAAACAGGAGCGAAAGCAACTCGTCCTGGAGATAGAGATGATGAAGATGAGGACTATGAAGATGAAGTAGAATATCCAAAGTCAGATGACATCCTCTATAAATTCCGCTAA
- a CDS encoding type II secretion system protein, with protein sequence MEKIKEIFYIGRERKFEEPAQQRNNKVQQTGFTLIELLVVIAIIAILASFLLPTLSSARERARRTTCMNNLKQFSLAYEMYAEDYYEKFPDQPDALYGTPDDCIYTKYIKTTEIFWCPSSINRGNEAPPTIEGSTNWGGKNHSYYDWDNSYAFVFGLTTSNNCSRPVPVISDKGIYSDAVTHGNHKDGMNVLYLEGNVIWVKVNELYDSDGDPIEDAFSPASDGGPGKVACRSNKKDRNPSGDGPEDNYSIYLNDDDSDVDIEEWGQ encoded by the coding sequence ATGGAAAAAATAAAAGAGATATTTTATATTGGCAGAGAGAGGAAATTTGAAGAACCAGCCCAACAGAGAAATAATAAAGTACAACAAACAGGATTTACCTTAATAGAACTTCTTGTTGTAATAGCAATTATAGCAATACTTGCTTCTTTCCTTCTACCTACTTTATCTTCTGCGAGGGAAAGAGCAAGAAGAACAACCTGTATGAATAATTTAAAACAATTTTCTCTTGCTTATGAAATGTATGCTGAGGACTATTATGAAAAGTTCCCAGACCAACCTGATGCTTTATATGGAACCCCTGATGATTGTATTTATACAAAATATATAAAAACAACAGAAATATTCTGGTGTCCATCAAGTATTAATAGAGGTAATGAAGCACCACCAACCATAGAAGGTTCTACAAATTGGGGAGGAAAAAACCATTCATATTATGACTGGGACAATTCTTATGCTTTTGTTTTTGGACTTACAACTTCAAATAATTGTTCAAGACCTGTTCCTGTTATTAGTGATAAAGGTATATATTCAGATGCTGTTACACATGGAAATCATAAAGATGGGATGAATGTTTTATATTTAGAAGGAAATGTTATCTGGGTAAAAGTAAATGAATTATATGATTCTGATGGGGACCCAATAGAGGATGCTTTTTCACCTGCTTCTGATGGTGGTCCGGGCAAAGTTGCCTGTAGAAGTAATAAAAAAGATAGAAACCCTTCTGGTGATGGACCAGAGGATAATTATTCAATATATTTAAATGATGATGATAGTGATGTTGATATTGAAGAATGGGGACAATAA
- a CDS encoding type II secretion system F family protein has product MPHFQYNAIDQSGNSLTGTIEAGHIQEAIGKLKSMGYYITNVAPARNVSAVSKSPDVKPNAPAKKTGKEKAKTKGKGQGMQIKLSFGPAKIKPKELMIITRQLATLIGSGLPLLRSLRVLKEQRKGGAAVVLGKVADDIESGALFSEALAKHPTSFPRIYVAMIKAGEAGGALETVLARLAEFMEKEAKLKGKIKGAMAYPVVIVIVASGILTFIMMKIVPTFVDIFKDFETDLPAPTILLINLSKLFTQKFYLIIIFVVSIFVLYKILTKIKFTKYWIDMAKMKIPVFGPVVSKTIISRFARTFATLITSGVPILQSLLIVRDTVGNDVVAKAINEVRNRVREGEGVSGPMMRTKVFPAMVTNMIAVGEETGAMDSMLEKVADAYDAEVDAAVAAMTSMLEPMLIVCMGGVVGFIVISLFMPLIKLAMSMSGEGG; this is encoded by the coding sequence ATGCCACATTTCCAATATAATGCAATTGACCAATCAGGAAATAGTTTAACAGGAACAATTGAAGCAGGACATATACAGGAAGCCATAGGTAAATTAAAGAGTATGGGTTATTATATTACAAATGTTGCTCCTGCAAGAAATGTATCTGCTGTATCTAAATCTCCTGATGTGAAACCAAATGCACCTGCCAAAAAAACAGGGAAAGAAAAAGCAAAAACAAAAGGTAAAGGGCAGGGAATGCAGATAAAACTATCTTTTGGTCCGGCAAAAATTAAACCAAAAGAACTAATGATTATTACAAGACAATTAGCAACTCTTATTGGTTCAGGGCTCCCTCTTTTAAGGTCATTGAGGGTCTTAAAGGAACAAAGAAAAGGAGGAGCTGCTGTTGTTCTGGGAAAAGTTGCAGATGATATTGAAAGTGGTGCTTTATTTTCAGAGGCACTTGCAAAACACCCTACAAGTTTTCCAAGAATTTATGTTGCAATGATAAAGGCAGGAGAAGCAGGTGGAGCGCTTGAAACAGTATTAGCCCGACTTGCTGAATTTATGGAAAAAGAGGCAAAATTGAAAGGGAAGATAAAAGGGGCAATGGCATATCCTGTTGTAATAGTTATTGTTGCTTCTGGTATATTAACATTTATCATGATGAAAATAGTTCCTACATTTGTAGATATTTTTAAGGATTTTGAAACAGACCTACCGGCTCCAACAATCTTACTTATAAACCTTTCAAAACTTTTTACTCAGAAATTTTATCTTATTATTATATTTGTTGTTTCTATATTTGTGCTTTATAAAATTTTGACAAAAATAAAGTTCACAAAATACTGGATAGACATGGCAAAAATGAAAATTCCTGTTTTTGGTCCAGTTGTTTCAAAAACAATTATTTCAAGATTTGCAAGAACTTTTGCAACTCTAATAACAAGTGGAGTACCAATTTTACAGTCATTACTTATAGTAAGAGATACTGTTGGTAATGATGTTGTTGCAAAGGCAATAAATGAAGTAAGGAACAGAGTAAGAGAAGGTGAAGGTGTATCAGGACCTATGATGAGAACAAAAGTTTTTCCTGCTATGGTAACAAATATGATTGCAGTTGGTGAAGAAACTGGTGCTATGGATTCTATGCTTGAAAAAGTTGCAGATGCTTATGATGCAGAAGTTGATGCAGCAGTTGCTGCAATGACTTCTATGCTTGAGCCAATGCTTATTGTATGTATGGGAGGAGTTGTTGGTTTTATAGTTATTTCTCTATTCATGCCATTGATAAAATTAGCAATGAGTATGTCAGGTGAAGGTGGTTGA